A single uncultured Methanolobus sp. DNA region contains:
- a CDS encoding putative Ig domain-containing protein, protein MFPKGTEKCKKIGFILLSVALSILLLSVFASAYSNETVIVGSTVVNPGVSFSLPVFVDNITNIRFLSLDILFNSSSLVIDDINGNSSSSVSDTQFYLNNSTGFANTTFVFDNLSSEDEIHVANLLFRSLVSGYYDIVLRNVSFSNDTTSFPADYAVNGSVRVNYPPVIGEIENKTVNVGSNLNFTLSATDQDDTNLSFGIEGLPAVYSLNSSNGSFSWTPVADDIGNHSANFSVFDGYASDFTYATIFVNEIEVPVIDNPPELQPIGNKSLNETEVLFFVIEANDPDSDPITFSADVLPGNSTLNVTSGEFYWVTGYSDAGEYIVEFMASSTDKDDLEMITIVVANKNRAPVLDYIGPRSVFENDLLEIPLSAADDDPEDVLKYSSNASFGNLSENIFTWTPDSNDSGIYSIEFNVTDGTEFDSEIVIINVSNVNNAPVLDEIGEQFLNETATLELILTANDEDPGDTLSYYTNATFGNLTDNVFTWTPDYNAAGTYVVEFTVNDSIDSDSQTVIINVGDTNRPPVLSLIDDSEINENESLSITLSASDLDNNSLTYSSNVSFGNISGNIFTWHTDFNDAGTYVAEFTVSDGADSDSKVVNITVNNVNRAPALNGIGLQSVFENDLLEITLSATELDSGDTLTYGSNASFGNLADYIFTWTPGFTDSGVYSVEFNVSDGSLVDSEIVTIIVNNVNNEPVLSEIGEQFVSENDTLTISLYATDADIDANLTYSTNATFGILLSNTFTWTPDYDSAGIHAVEFAVSDGIDSDSETVTINVANVNRPPVLSSIADVVTDENNLVSITLPGSDPDGNDLTYSSNVSFGDISGNVFTWTPDYDSAGVYTIEFSVSDESNSDSEIITITVNNVNRVPILSSPGSYTVNENSSLTITLNATDLDSEDTLSYYTNATFGNLTDNIFTWTPDYEKAGFYAIEFTASDGLDSDSEVAIITVNNVNRAPVLMSPGFDSVAENSSLVITLSANDPDTEDSLVYSHNATFGILEDKVFTWTPDYNSSGIHAIEFTVSDGDLSDSGVSIITVNNTNRAPFIQTISDELVNENEELIIVINGSDPDGDTLTYDKNVAFGILNNNVFTWTPGYDDSGIYDVSFTVSDGNLSYTENLKIAVGNTNVPPNLYHIGGKTVDENQYLSFKINATDEDSGDTLTYSASGLPSGASFNDQTRQFSWTPTYNQSGTHNVVFEVNDGIFSDTELVQIVVNNVNIAPVLSSIGNRTVNENSELSFIVTATDHDRDSLVFLISNPSYIGSFNPITHEFSWVPDYDKSGTYNLTIDVSDGDLSDSETVYIEVLNINRAPELDYIGNKGISEAEELTFTITATDPDSDSLVYSATDVPDGADFDESTHVFTWTPGYEDSGTYDVTFSVTDGDLSDSETITISVGSVNRPPELIPIGNKNAIEGSELSFTINATDPDLNDLTYSTSVLPEGAVFDENTLTFVWTPDYDQAGSHFITFTVSDSVLIDSETISIDVANTNRAPELSEIGNKNIPEGEELSFTISANDPDSDSIVYSATDVPDGADFDESTHVFTWTPGYDDSGTYDVTFIVSDGDLSDSETITISVGSVNRPPELASIGDKTATEGLEISFSINATDPDENDLTYSTSVLPDGADFDEFTHVFTWTPDYDQSGSYSIAFMVSDGILSDSESITLDVANTNRPPVMSYIENASVNENSELVISVSATDPDNEALSYSVTGKPEGSVFNSQTRELVWTPDYDASGEYEVTFTVSDGDLSDSQIVTITVNNVNRAPVLDEIGNKNVDENATLYFTVNAEDPDSNPLTYSATGVPGSADFDPLTREFTWTPVYGESGTYDVTFNVSDGDLSDSETITISVGLVNRAPELGSIGDKTISEGSELNFTISANDPDGNALEYTTSTLPDGASFDAVSHVFTWTPDYEQEGSYSIDFSVSDGSLADSETISIEVLNTNRAPVLSEIGNMDVAEGEEISFTIDANDPDSDTLSYSASGIPDDAVFNINTRTFVWTPGYDDSGNYEVTFSVSDGDLNDSESITITVGSVNRPPVLAFIGNKIIDENSELSFKITGTDLDQDELTYSIQNKPVDAYFDEGTGQFSWTPDYEASGTYSVIFGVTDGNLNDSETVKITVYHVNRAPVLDNIGNKQINEGEELLFTVSASDDDGDSLIYYSTGVPQGANFDPETREFTWTPDFDDSGSYSVTFYVSDSYQLDSESIIITVGSVNRAPELEPIGDKTIGEGSEIRLTVSGSDPDSNDLTYSATGIPDGADFDEGTQEFVWIPDYDQSGTYNVTFSVSDGDLSDSETISIIVTSVNRAPELVPTGDIFVDENELLTISLHAGDEDEGDILHYSVIDTLENSAINASTGVFTWTPSYDDAGVHYVVFSVSDGQAKDTENVKITVYNVNRPPQIDIPSKVFVAENDTLVLDLNASDPDNTPLGISKDFASGSLHNGIFTWNTGYEDEGNYDVTFTVSDGELEVSQTVEIIVTGSNSAPILDSIDGMVINELETLSINLTARDIDDDELTFSKDVEYGELVDNIFTWTPGINDKGIHYIVFTVSDSQLSDSKTAMIAVGNTNIPPSIVHMGTQYVHENETLEFIINATDPDNETLTYAVTGLPYGADFDNITGSFTWTPTYGQSGKYTIEFRASDLLYTAFDTVTVNVENVNRAPLFNSIPMYEVNETEQVKVNLSATDPDGDSISFSTDFDNGKIIGDKFVWETGYYDSGDYYILFNATDGDLYDSTTVHVKVNPTNMPPEIEYIGSRSIYENETLEFYVNATDADNDTLTYSLSGAPSGASFDQETRLFHWIPSYRQAGTYSVEFHVTDGNLNDSEAITIRVYDVDNKVTDYSGFSSSSSGGGGGGGGSSGAEDYNNVAYKDYSIKYVTQGQKIAFKFPNSENDLESVEFTALKAAGQVKAIIEILYDRSSLVSTNPPGNVYRYINIWVGDTKFNSGNYFSSAEVTFKVSKQWLEDNNADPASVKLYRYSSGSWSELKTSRIGNDVNNYYYKAQTPGFSPFAIASTGSTAILRSTIPESAAKSTKVTYESNAELNSIDVQDAEMMNKAVEQEPVSPFNAGIFFIGIIGILLIGSAIGYRSRNESPVLRRYYEAIHAFVLGIRNAAEWTSHKLSSESMHKDYAALSVKWNEIKTADYKAIYEKKMAEIKERQK, encoded by the coding sequence ATGTTTCCTAAAGGAACGGAAAAATGTAAGAAAATAGGTTTTATTCTATTAAGTGTAGCTTTGTCTATATTGTTGTTGTCGGTATTTGCAAGTGCATATTCAAATGAAACAGTAATTGTAGGTTCAACTGTAGTCAATCCAGGTGTTTCATTTTCACTACCTGTATTTGTAGATAATATCACAAATATCAGATTCCTGTCTCTTGATATTCTATTTAATAGTTCATCTCTTGTGATAGATGATATCAATGGAAATAGTTCATCATCAGTATCAGATACTCAATTTTATCTTAACAATTCTACGGGTTTTGCCAATACGACATTTGTTTTTGATAATCTCTCAAGCGAAGATGAGATCCATGTTGCAAACCTGTTGTTCAGATCGCTGGTCAGCGGTTATTATGACATCGTACTCAGAAACGTTTCGTTTTCAAACGATACGACTTCATTCCCGGCAGACTATGCTGTGAACGGCTCAGTGAGGGTTAACTATCCTCCTGTAATAGGCGAGATCGAGAATAAGACTGTGAATGTAGGTTCTAATCTGAATTTCACTCTGTCTGCAACCGACCAGGATGATACTAATCTGAGCTTTGGTATTGAGGGACTTCCAGCAGTTTACTCTCTTAATTCCAGTAATGGATCATTTTCATGGACTCCAGTAGCAGATGATATTGGTAACCATAGTGCTAACTTTTCGGTTTTTGACGGATACGCATCAGACTTTACTTATGCGACCATATTTGTTAATGAGATAGAAGTTCCAGTCATTGACAATCCACCGGAACTTCAGCCTATTGGAAATAAGTCATTGAATGAAACAGAAGTTCTTTTCTTTGTAATTGAGGCAAATGACCCAGATTCCGATCCTATTACATTTTCTGCAGATGTTCTTCCCGGTAATTCCACATTGAATGTTACATCAGGTGAATTTTACTGGGTTACCGGTTATTCCGATGCCGGTGAATATATTGTAGAATTTATGGCTTCATCTACGGATAAAGACGATTTGGAAATGATCACGATCGTTGTTGCAAATAAAAACCGTGCTCCGGTTTTGGATTATATAGGCCCACGATCAGTTTTCGAGAACGATCTTCTTGAGATTCCCCTTTCTGCAGCCGATGATGATCCAGAGGATGTTCTTAAATATTCTTCAAACGCAAGCTTTGGCAACCTTTCAGAAAACATTTTCACCTGGACACCAGATTCAAATGATTCTGGTATCTATTCCATTGAGTTCAACGTCACAGACGGCACAGAGTTTGATTCTGAAATAGTGATCATCAATGTAAGTAATGTTAACAATGCTCCTGTTCTGGATGAAATAGGCGAGCAGTTTTTAAACGAAACAGCAACATTAGAACTGATTCTTACAGCCAATGATGAAGATCCTGGTGACACTCTCAGCTACTACACCAATGCTACATTTGGTAACCTGACAGATAATGTCTTTACCTGGACACCTGATTACAATGCTGCCGGAACTTACGTTGTGGAGTTCACTGTAAATGATAGCATTGATTCTGATTCGCAAACCGTGATAATTAATGTTGGAGATACTAACCGTCCCCCCGTACTTTCTCTAATAGATGATTCTGAGATCAATGAGAATGAATCCCTTTCAATTACATTGTCGGCAAGCGATCTTGACAACAATAGTCTGACCTATTCATCTAATGTTTCATTTGGAAATATATCAGGAAACATTTTCACCTGGCATACAGACTTTAATGATGCAGGTACTTATGTTGCAGAATTTACTGTAAGTGATGGTGCTGATTCAGATTCAAAAGTCGTTAATATCACAGTCAATAACGTCAATCGCGCTCCTGCTCTAAATGGCATAGGATTGCAATCAGTTTTCGAGAACGATCTTCTTGAGATCACACTTTCAGCTACCGAGTTGGACTCAGGTGACACTTTAACCTATGGTTCCAATGCCAGCTTTGGTAACCTGGCAGACTATATTTTCACCTGGACCCCCGGATTTACCGATTCAGGTGTTTATAGTGTCGAATTCAATGTGAGTGACGGTTCACTGGTTGATTCTGAAATAGTGACTATCATTGTCAATAATGTCAACAATGAACCGGTTTTGTCAGAAATTGGTGAGCAATTCGTCAGTGAAAATGACACTTTAACAATCTCTCTTTATGCAACTGATGCCGATATAGATGCCAATCTGACTTATTCAACCAATGCTACGTTTGGCATTCTATTATCCAATACGTTCACATGGACTCCTGATTATGATTCTGCCGGAATCCATGCGGTTGAATTCGCAGTAAGCGACGGTATTGATTCAGATTCAGAAACCGTGACTATCAATGTTGCAAACGTTAACCGTCCTCCAGTTCTGTCCTCAATTGCCGATGTAGTGACAGATGAAAATAATCTGGTATCAATTACGTTGCCGGGCTCAGATCCGGATGGCAATGATCTGACATATTCAAGCAATGTTTCATTTGGAGACATTTCAGGCAATGTTTTCACCTGGACTCCTGACTATGATTCTGCCGGTGTTTATACAATTGAATTTTCCGTCAGCGATGAATCTAATTCCGATTCAGAAATTATTACTATAACTGTAAATAACGTCAATCGTGTTCCAATCCTCTCATCACCTGGTTCTTATACGGTGAACGAGAACTCATCGCTTACCATAACTCTCAATGCAACAGATCTGGATTCAGAGGACACTCTTAGTTATTATACCAATGCCACATTTGGTAACCTGACAGATAATATCTTCACCTGGACGCCCGATTACGAAAAAGCTGGTTTTTATGCGATAGAATTTACTGCAAGTGATGGGCTTGACTCTGATTCTGAAGTTGCAATAATTACTGTGAATAACGTTAACCGTGCACCGGTTCTGATGTCTCCCGGATTTGATTCTGTTGCAGAGAATTCTTCACTTGTGATTACCCTTTCAGCGAACGATCCTGATACTGAAGATTCTTTGGTATATAGTCACAATGCGACCTTTGGAATTCTGGAAGACAAAGTTTTCACCTGGACTCCTGATTATAATTCCTCAGGTATTCATGCAATTGAGTTTACTGTAAGTGACGGTGACCTTTCAGATTCTGGAGTATCTATAATCACCGTAAATAACACAAATCGTGCACCGTTCATTCAAACAATATCTGATGAATTAGTGAATGAAAACGAAGAACTGATCATCGTGATAAACGGTAGTGACCCTGACGGTGACACTCTAACTTATGATAAAAATGTAGCCTTTGGGATACTTAATAACAATGTTTTTACCTGGACTCCTGGCTATGATGACAGCGGAATCTATGATGTGAGCTTTACAGTATCAGATGGTAATCTTTCATATACGGAGAATCTCAAAATTGCCGTAGGTAATACCAATGTTCCACCTAATCTCTATCACATAGGCGGAAAAACCGTAGATGAAAACCAGTATCTTTCATTCAAAATAAATGCTACTGATGAAGATTCAGGCGACACACTGACTTATTCTGCATCAGGTCTTCCTTCTGGCGCATCATTCAATGATCAGACTCGTCAGTTCTCATGGACTCCTACATATAACCAATCCGGAACTCACAATGTAGTCTTTGAAGTGAATGATGGAATATTCAGCGACACCGAACTTGTGCAGATAGTTGTCAATAATGTCAACATTGCTCCTGTTCTTTCATCGATAGGCAACAGGACGGTCAATGAGAATTCTGAACTTAGCTTCATTGTGACTGCCACTGATCATGACAGGGATAGCCTGGTATTTTTAATTTCAAATCCTTCCTATATAGGAAGTTTCAATCCAATTACTCATGAATTTAGCTGGGTGCCTGACTATGACAAATCTGGAACCTACAATCTCACTATCGATGTAAGTGATGGTGACCTTTCTGATTCGGAAACAGTATATATTGAAGTTCTGAATATCAACAGAGCTCCTGAGCTGGATTATATTGGTAACAAAGGGATCAGTGAAGCAGAGGAACTTACATTCACAATCACTGCCACAGACCCTGACTCAGATTCTCTTGTCTATTCAGCCACAGATGTTCCCGATGGTGCAGACTTCGATGAATCCACACATGTTTTTACCTGGACTCCTGGTTATGAAGATTCAGGAACTTATGATGTAACTTTCAGTGTAACTGATGGCGACCTTTCCGACTCTGAAACTATTACTATAAGCGTTGGCTCTGTCAATCGACCACCTGAACTGATACCCATAGGTAATAAGAATGCTATTGAAGGTTCAGAACTCAGTTTCACAATAAACGCCACTGACCCTGATCTCAACGATCTGACATACTCTACATCTGTTCTCCCGGAGGGTGCGGTTTTTGATGAAAACACTCTTACTTTTGTCTGGACTCCCGATTATGATCAGGCAGGCAGCCACTTCATAACATTTACTGTAAGTGACAGCGTCCTGATTGACTCTGAAACCATCTCTATAGATGTTGCTAACACAAACCGTGCTCCAGAGCTATCAGAAATTGGAAATAAGAATATTCCAGAAGGTGAAGAACTCTCCTTCACTATTAGTGCAAATGATCCGGACTCAGATTCAATTGTTTATTCAGCCACAGATGTTCCTGATGGAGCAGACTTCGATGAATCCACTCATGTTTTTACCTGGACTCCTGGTTATGATGATTCTGGAACATATGATGTAACTTTCATTGTTAGTGATGGCGACCTTTCCGACTCTGAAACCATTACTATCAGTGTTGGCTCTGTTAACCGTCCTCCTGAACTTGCATCCATAGGTGACAAAACTGCTACTGAAGGTCTGGAAATCAGTTTCAGTATAAACGCCACTGATCCTGACGAGAATGATCTTACTTATTCCACATCTGTTCTTCCCGATGGTGCTGACTTTGATGAATTCACACACGTTTTTACCTGGACTCCTGACTATGACCAGTCAGGCAGTTATTCCATTGCCTTCATGGTAAGTGATGGTATTCTAAGTGATTCTGAAAGCATTACTTTAGATGTTGCTAACACAAACCGTCCTCCGGTAATGAGCTATATCGAAAATGCATCCGTGAATGAGAATTCAGAACTGGTCATTTCAGTCTCAGCAACAGACCCGGATAACGAGGCACTTTCCTATTCAGTCACAGGTAAACCAGAGGGGTCAGTTTTCAATTCCCAGACACGTGAGCTGGTATGGACTCCTGATTATGATGCTTCAGGTGAGTACGAAGTGACTTTTACTGTAAGTGATGGTGACCTTTCCGATTCTCAGATAGTTACTATTACGGTGAATAATGTCAATCGTGCTCCGGTTCTGGATGAGATCGGTAATAAAAATGTAGATGAAAATGCAACACTATATTTCACAGTGAATGCAGAAGATCCTGATTCCAATCCGCTTACTTATTCAGCAACAGGAGTGCCAGGATCTGCTGATTTCGATCCGCTTACCAGGGAGTTCACATGGACCCCTGTTTATGGCGAATCAGGAACTTATGATGTGACATTTAATGTGAGCGATGGTGATCTTTCCGACTCTGAAACTATTACTATCAGTGTCGGTCTGGTAAATCGTGCTCCTGAGCTTGGATCAATAGGAGATAAAACTATCAGTGAAGGTTCAGAACTGAATTTCACAATAAGTGCCAACGATCCTGATGGCAATGCTCTTGAATACACTACATCTACACTTCCGGATGGTGCATCTTTTGATGCTGTTTCCCATGTATTCACATGGACTCCTGATTATGAGCAGGAAGGAAGTTACTCTATAGATTTCAGTGTAAGTGACGGCTCTCTGGCAGACTCTGAAACTATATCCATAGAAGTTCTGAATACTAATCGTGCTCCAGTGTTGTCAGAAATTGGCAATATGGATGTTGCAGAAGGTGAAGAGATTTCATTCACTATCGATGCTAATGATCCTGATTCAGATACACTTAGCTACTCCGCTTCAGGTATACCTGATGATGCGGTCTTCAATATTAATACCCGTACTTTTGTATGGACTCCTGGTTATGATGACTCCGGTAACTATGAGGTAACTTTCAGTGTAAGTGACGGTGATCTGAATGATTCTGAAAGTATCACTATTACAGTAGGTTCTGTCAACCGTCCTCCTGTACTTGCATTTATAGGAAACAAGATCATAGATGAAAATTCTGAACTGTCATTTAAAATTACAGGAACTGATCTCGATCAGGATGAACTTACATATTCTATTCAAAATAAACCTGTAGATGCTTATTTCGATGAAGGGACCGGCCAGTTTAGCTGGACCCCAGATTATGAGGCATCAGGTACTTATTCTGTAATTTTTGGAGTAACTGATGGTAATCTTAATGATTCAGAAACCGTAAAAATAACAGTATATCATGTCAACCGTGCTCCGGTTCTTGATAATATTGGGAATAAGCAGATAAACGAAGGCGAAGAACTTTTATTTACAGTATCTGCTTCCGATGACGATGGGGATTCACTGATCTATTATTCAACCGGAGTTCCTCAGGGAGCAAACTTTGATCCTGAAACCCGTGAGTTTACCTGGACTCCGGATTTTGATGACTCCGGTTCATATTCCGTAACTTTCTATGTGAGCGATAGTTACCAACTTGACTCGGAATCAATTATTATTACTGTTGGTTCAGTAAACCGCGCTCCTGAACTTGAGCCAATAGGAGATAAAACAATTGGTGAAGGCTCTGAAATAAGGTTAACAGTATCAGGTTCGGATCCAGATTCAAATGACCTGACCTATTCAGCTACAGGAATTCCGGATGGAGCAGATTTTGATGAAGGCACACAGGAATTTGTCTGGATACCGGATTATGATCAGTCTGGAACCTACAATGTAACTTTCAGTGTAAGCGATGGTGATCTTTCAGATTCTGAAACGATCAGTATTATTGTAACTTCAGTAAACCGTGCTCCTGAACTTGTACCTACGGGTGACATATTTGTAGATGAGAATGAGCTATTAACAATCAGTCTCCATGCAGGTGATGAAGATGAAGGAGATATTCTTCATTATTCAGTGATAGATACTCTGGAAAATTCTGCAATAAATGCATCTACCGGTGTTTTCACATGGACTCCCTCCTATGATGATGCCGGAGTGCACTATGTAGTGTTCTCTGTTTCAGATGGTCAGGCAAAGGACACGGAAAATGTAAAAATAACAGTTTACAATGTAAACCGACCGCCACAAATAGACATACCTTCCAAGGTATTTGTGGCTGAGAATGATACTTTAGTCCTTGATCTGAATGCATCAGATCCTGACAATACTCCGCTTGGAATCAGCAAGGACTTTGCATCAGGTTCTTTGCATAATGGTATTTTCACATGGAACACCGGATATGAAGATGAGGGCAATTATGATGTGACCTTTACTGTCAGCGACGGTGAACTGGAAGTGAGTCAGACCGTTGAGATCATAGTTACCGGTTCCAATTCTGCACCGATATTGGATTCCATAGATGGTATGGTTATCAATGAACTTGAGACATTGTCGATCAATCTAACAGCCAGGGACATAGACGATGATGAACTTACATTCTCAAAAGATGTGGAATACGGTGAACTCGTAGACAATATATTTACCTGGACCCCAGGTATAAATGATAAAGGTATACATTATATTGTATTTACAGTATCAGACAGCCAGCTTTCGGACTCTAAGACTGCTATGATCGCAGTAGGCAATACGAATATTCCTCCCAGCATAGTACATATGGGTACTCAATATGTGCATGAGAATGAGACTCTGGAATTTATTATCAATGCAACAGACCCGGATAATGAAACATTGACCTATGCAGTTACGGGTCTTCCATACGGCGCTGATTTCGATAATATCACAGGTTCTTTTACCTGGACTCCTACTTACGGACAATCAGGCAAATATACGATCGAATTCCGTGCATCTGATCTGCTGTACACTGCTTTTGACACAGTGACAGTCAATGTTGAGAACGTCAATCGTGCACCTTTATTTAATTCAATCCCAATGTATGAGGTAAATGAGACCGAGCAGGTAAAGGTAAATCTTAGTGCTACAGATCCTGATGGCGATTCAATCTCATTCTCAACTGACTTTGATAATGGAAAGATTATCGGTGATAAGTTTGTCTGGGAAACTGGTTATTATGACAGTGGAGATTATTACATACTTTTCAATGCCACCGATGGCGATCTTTATGATAGCACCACGGTTCATGTAAAAGTGAATCCGACCAACATGCCTCCGGAAATAGAGTATATAGGTTCACGTTCGATCTATGAGAACGAAACACTGGAGTTCTACGTAAATGCCACAGATGCCGACAACGATACTCTTACATATTCATTAAGTGGTGCACCGTCGGGTGCATCATTTGATCAGGAAACAAGGCTTTTCCACTGGATTCCAAGTTATCGTCAGGCAGGTACCTATTCTGTAGAATTCCACGTAACAGATGGTAATCTCAACGATTCAGAGGCTATAACTATCAGAGTATATGATGTTGACAATAAGGTCACAGATTACAGCGGCTTTTCATCATCAAGCAGCGGTGGTGGAGGCGGCGGAGGTGGTTCAAGTGGTGCCGAGGACTACAATAATGTTGCATACAAAGATTATTCTATCAAATATGTGACACAGGGACAGAAAATAGCATTCAAGTTCCCGAATTCAGAAAATGACCTTGAATCTGTGGAGTTTACTGCACTTAAGGCTGCAGGCCAGGTAAAGGCGATAATTGAAATATTGTATGACCGTTCTTCCCTGGTAAGCACCAATCCGCCCGGAAATGTTTACCGTTATATCAATATATGGGTTGGGGACACCAAATTCAATTCAGGGAATTATTTCTCATCGGCAGAGGTCACATTCAAGGTTTCAAAGCAGTGGCTTGAGGATAACAATGCAGATCCTGCGTCTGTAAAACTTTACAGGTATTCCAGTGGTTCATGGAGTGAATTAAAGACTTCCAGAATCGGTAACGATGTCAATAATTATTATTACAAGGCACAGACACCCGGATTCTCACCATTTGCAATTGCAAGTACTGGCAGCACTGCAATTCTTCGAAGTACGATTCCAGAGTCTGCGGCAAAGAGCACGAAGGTGACCTATGAGAGCAACGCAGAACTAAACTCCATTGATGTCCAGGACGCGGAGATGATGAACAAGGCAGTGGAACAGGAGCCAGTAAGTCCTTTCAACGCTGGAATATTCTTCATAGGAATTATAGGTATTCTGCTGATAGGCTCTGCAATTGGATATCGTTCCAGGAATGAATCCCCGGTACTCAGGAGATATTACGAGGCAATTCATGCATTTGTTCTTGGAATAAGAAATGCAGCAGAGTGGACGTCTCATAAACTGAGTTCTGAATCCATGCATAAGGATTATGCGGCTCTCAGTGTGAAATGGAATGAGATAAAAACTGCTGACTATAAGGCCATCTATGAGAAGAAAATGGCTGAAATCAAGGAAAGGCAAAAGTAG